The DNA region GTCAATGATTACAGTCAATGATTACAGTTATTCCATAGGCAGTAGCCGCTGAAAGTTAGATGtagtatttaattaattactgcacaAATTATCGTTTAAAGTCTTTGAAATATCACCACTTTAGAGCTTCTATCAGCAATCTCAATGTAGATGGTTGTCGGTAGAAATGATCATAAGAGCCGTGCTTTTTGGACGATCAATAGACCACGTCTTATTTTGCCAATTGTTTAACAGGTATTAATTAACGAAAGTCGATGGTTCATATCTATTTTGatccaaaaaatcaaaaatagacTTAAAAGATTTCGGTATGATATATTGTCCTTCCAATAAGTGTGAGTAGGCAATCGGTTTTTTGAACGCAGTTCCGAATCGCTAATTGCAATTCAAAGGTGAACTGAGTTCGCAATAATCATTCAAAATTCATATTTGTTGCCTGAATTTTTCAGGCAACAAATATTAATTCTGaatcatctactagtggtataccactaccaCTGTAAAAATATGGTGAAGCGGTCATCTCTAGTTTTTGAGATTCGAGCCCCCATTTATAGACCactattaattattatgggGTTTTAAAAATCGGGCTAGAAAACATCGAGGGCCCTTTCCCTAGGGGCTAAAATTTTCagggtcatctactagtggtataccactaccactgtgaaaacaTGGTCATTTCTAGTTTttggaagttgattttaatcaactctcctatgcagtcactcagacaaaccgaaagtgaaacagtgtttggacctcagcacaaatcattgctgctgacaagacttagttcttgaaaatgattgatgaattcgatgtaatgtatgctaaagcattgtttttcaagtaaacctatttataaataccttgaaaatagtcagattttagatggtatgaacaatttagatattttttgtagtcgtatgtattcctacgccagagttcaatatagtctcgttcaactcgacgctcggcagtctccgtaaatccttgtgggagatttacggtgtcagccgagcgtttggttgaacgagactagagttcaatattgcttggatccatacaattttcgaaaaatatttctttcactgatacatagtttgattgaattaattttatctttaaatattatttaacctgattcatatgggggtttctcgacattcttgtcgaaaaattcatattataaaaatgtaagagtaaaaaaaaaaagtaattcaaattagaaactacatgtacttgtcatgcaaaataacatatcattgattttaaaataaataaacatcgacaaaatcaactcccgtcagttcttcagtactttgattgagaTTCGGGTCCCCACTTAGAGAACACTTTTTGTATTAATGGGGTATTAAACACCGGGCTCGAAAACATCAAGGGCTTTAACTCTGGCGCTGAAGTTTCCaatgtcatctactagtggtataccactaccaCTGTGGTGTACCACTAGTAGATGGCCCTAAAATTTCAGCGCCCAGGGCCCTCGATGTTTCCGAGCTAtatgtttaaaaccccattataatgaaaactgttctataagtgggggcccgaataaaaaaaacaactacagATGACCACACCATTTTATTTTAACGGTGGTAGTGGTATGCCACTAGTAAATAACCCTGAAATTtcaggccccaaatatgaattataaattttgaattacgaactgcgttctagaatcTTTGAAATGCgaatagttttaaaattcatgagTGGGGTccgagacaaaaaaaaaaataagaccaTATACCACATTTTCATAATGGTAGTGGTATATCACTAGTAGatgaccctgaaaatttcagcgcCCAGGGGAGGGGTCCTCGATGTTTCCATACTCGATGTTTAAAATCCCATTTTAATGCATAAGAATAGTCTTCTTTGAGTGTGGCCCGAATCTCAAAAACAAGAGATGACCACTTCACAATATTTTCACAATGGTAGTGGTGTACagtaccactagtagatgactctgaaaatttccgCGCCCAGGGCATGGGTCCTCGATGTTTCTtagcccgatgtttaaaatcaCTTTGTAATGAATAGTGCatttttagggccccatatctcaaatactagagatgaccacatcaccatattttcacgGTGGTAGATGTTTACCACAGGTAGATGACCCTAAAAATTTCAgacataaaatttgaataataatttttagGTTGCGAACTGCGTTTTAGAACGCATTTTGAATTGCGAATAGCGAAATGCGTTCCAAAAACCGATTGCCCGACTTTTCGTATCACAATTCTAATATagatacaggtacatgtataacaaattgAATCTGAAACAAAAAGGTCTAGCAGTCtgccggtttgtagaaatttgacTGCATAACAATTTTAATCTGAAAAAAGGCTAGAGGTTTTTGGAATATAGTAACGAAACATTCAGTCGTAGTTAAAACGATTTTCCATATTATATGTGTCGCCCTTTAACTCCCCATCTTCTGGttcttctttattttctttatttcccACTTTCGATGTCTCCACATTTGCCTCATGATGTTCATAGAAATCGTAGGATATCATAGATATCACAATGACGTTCTTCAAGGAAAATATGGAGACGCCATGATTTACACCATGCCACAGAATCATCCTCATGATAAGGAGAGGAAGGTTAATGATGTAAGCGAGCAGAATTTTGTGTAGCATCACCAGACGACGTGGAAGTTTGGCGTGGCCAAATTTAGTGTGAACGAGCGTTAAAAGAGGAATGGTTGGAATTACGAAATTAAGACAGGCTATGGCTACTATTGCTTCTACAAGACCTGGTGGAAAGGCGTCGCGGTCTTCTTTGATAAACATTGGTTCCATACTATCCACACAGTCCATGATGTCGAAAATGACGGTCCCTGTTAATTCCTCGATGTACGCTCTTCTCTCTGAACCCGGTTTAGCGTCGTGGAGTGAGGAAAGGTGAAGAAGGTACACTACTCCGGCGAGGGCTAGCGAAGTTTTTAGAGTGTTCGGGCCGAAAAAGTCGTTTTCATCTAGGTCGTCTGCAAAGTCATTGAAAATGATTCCAGACTTCGTTGCCACTATGGCTGAATACAGAAACCATGAGCCAATGCCGAACCAACTTACACCTTTTCCCGATGTAAAATCATTCTTGGGATTCACGAGATGTCGGTACGAAACGACCGATGACGCAATAAACAGGATAAAAATGATGACGTCTGCCACCAAGAAACCTAACCAGCTAATGTCTTTGTGTTCCACGAGATAATAGTCCACACAACTTGTATGAAGGATGTATATCATCAAACAGATAATTCGTACTGGTACATGTTGAACGGTGCGACAGCACTTAATGAAACAATTCGACAtgtttttcttctattttttttttagcagttGTGggataaacaaattataaaatactaTTTCATCCATAAATCACTAACTTTTTTCTTAACTTCATCTAAATAAGTTTCAAAAGGACGTTTTTCACAACACAATGGTCCAATGAAATGGAAATCGGATAGTAACAAACCTAGAGACGTCTTTCGAAAAAGTGTTTTCCTGTCATTGAATTATTCCTTCTATTTGGTGGATTTCATTTATCAGCTGTGTACATAGGTATACAcctttttttttggaaacaaGTTCTAATCTAGATCCCAAACGGTCAAACAAATGTCGAAGTCCATTAAAAAGAACTGTTAACCCACTGTAAATACTAGGCACTTGTCAGCAAGTTGTTTGCTTTCGAAGTGCGATGTGACCATTTTGCAATTCAATTTTAGCTAGCATTGCAGTGGTTTGAAAACGTAGGGACGTTTAAAGGAGATCCGACCCAGTTCGGGAGAGTTTAATAGCGTCATATTGAAAGTTGTCAGAAAAGggcaatacaaattaaaaaaaaataataataaaagtttaatgtaatttatttgGCAGCGATGTCCCAAGTGCGTAtcattcatcaaataaaaaagcaaacaatTGGAATTTTATTGCttgtatgtgtttttttttttcttttttttttataacaaaaaatcaatttcctTTTGTGCAGCAATGTAGATGTAAAGTTAGAGCCCTTGTTAAGGTAACTTCGTACCTATAAaatcatgggttcaaagttaaaaacttaacttttttttaacttattggacttgaatttcgtcaaaatataaataaaatatatatgtatccatactatttaagatgtaaggtaataaaaaccaaaggctgaaattatcatctgaaaatcacacttttttttgtttaaaaattaaatataagtggatgaatacttgtttgtctatttaatttttttttgcttactatgccagaaaactaaaattaatttaaaaaaaaaagaaaaaattgtttacattagaaaaattatagcatttagatatatcacttagagaaaagtagaaaagagttatttccctttgtcattattgaactatgtcgaatataaggatgaaaaacgcttattaaatatctccaagtaaacaatgatttgagtttttgatgtgcacctatgataacatagaaattacaaatctacttgcaagaattttaatgaattcatggtttatgtaaaatgtatgacgtcacaggagggtggatttactttaatTAATGAGGATAGCCAATACAGATGCGAAAATCCCATCGTTGATCAGATGGGAATTGATTATTTCAAAATACCAGCATAtaagtgaaaataaaacaaataaaatcatgGATTTTTTTCCTTGATTGGCTTGTTCAATACGCTGATATAACCACGGGGATTAAGAAATGGAGTATGAATGCAACAAAAGAATTTACACACGTGTATTATCTtctaaataattgtatactctttttaaaagtactttgattataactTGTATTGTTTACAATTACATAGCACGGTAAAGGATTTTATACAAAAGGCCCATGGACCACATAACTCACATGAGCATCGATCACAAACTTTTTTGATACGTATGACTACCCGGTATATTACTTATTTCCCAAATTCACGACTCTTCCGTTAAAGGAAACATTTTTCTTGACAACTTTTGTacaggtttttttaaataatttattcccGTGTTCCCGTGAAAATATGATTTCTATCCATCGGTACGAAGTTAAATTCTAAAACTTGTTGTCCTATTGTGACCTATCAATTCCAGACCCCTATAATTATACAGATCTTGATCTAAAAACTCAACCTTGAAACATCCTCCATCCATCTTGTTGTAATTTCCATTTCATAATTCATAGCCTCAAAACCCATCAATGAACTACCCTCTTTCCAGTACAATTCGATTCAAAACCCAAGTAATGGCCCCTTTCTGAACcaaaatgttaatttataaaaaaaaaatttgaaaaaagattttatacGACCTTACTTCAATATTTTCACCGCGAAATTAAACTCGGCAATTTCATTAGCCTAGGAttcgttttttttataaaaataattgacaagATTTTGCCGCAACAGAAAACGATAATAAATGTGTTTTTCCCTATTCATTTgtagaataaaacaaaatgtttgaacccttttaatttttcaaattactgTATATCAACCACGCtcaaaataaagtatttaattaaaaaacattgataagGAATATCATAATACTTTACGATCTGCAGCTGCAATTATCACATTCCTTAAAATACAAGGCAAGACAATTTACTCAATGAATTCTTTTATtgtgtaaacatacatatagcTTTTAAACCTGAATGTCTCAAACACTTTATTCTCAGTTTAATTAGGCACATCAGCAgatgttttattatatatcaCAGATGATTTGTCAATTCTACCATCTAAATTCATTAAGAAATAGATATAGAaacgatagaaaaaaaaaacagagtgAAGAAATATTCCATAATTATTATCAGCTGTCTGGAATATTTGGACGGAAGGTACTCACACATATAgtaaatattcataataattCACAGTATCAACGAAAatctaacttttaaaaaataataatggacGGATTTTGTGAGAAGGTTATCTATTGTCAAGTGACGACCAATAAGTGGCCTATAAGTTTCACGCCATGATCtgtgaatacaaaataaattcaatatagATTTGGGttgcaaaacaacaacaaaaacaaataataaatgcaacgtaattaaaaataaatattggaaATCCACAAAAAAATGCTTCTATTTTATATCACAGTCTGAAAAATCTTGTTCCTCAGGAAGTCTCGTTTTCACTTTCATGACCCGGTTTTTCATTTGCAAGTACGATCACTAAAATTGCAGATTTCTTTTTACTGTCCAGATCACAGGCATTTTCCTTCTTCATTGTAGATGTTTAATAGTGGAGGAAATGTAATTTTCCTCAAAACCATGGTTTAAACCAAGTGAGTAGGATAAACACACACAATTTCATATTAATCCCATCCATTCAAAAAAGACATAAATCAACAGCTCAAATAAAAAATCCTTCAAGGATGAAATATAGGgggaaaaaaaacacaatataaTTAATTGAATAACTTCATTCACAGCTGTTGAGAAGAAACCAGTATGAAAAtagttgataatttttttttgtatggtaAGGCAAAAATGCCTTGGACACAGAGCACAATTGAGAGTTCTTAGTGTGTGTTGGAGCGTATGACTTAGTCATCCAGCTGACACAGTAGAGCCACGCCCCTTCTAATCCAGTGATCCTGCGGTTTGTCTGACGGTAGCGATATAGCGATTACAAAGTTTGTGGAGTGACCGGTGGTGGACAGGACACCGCGACGTTCTGACGTCTTGTAGATGGGAGACACATATATCTGCTTTTCTGGAATGTCTGACTTCTTGCAAGGTTTCATCCAAACCTGAAAGACAGAATTGTGCatgttaattggtatttcattttcCTCTTTGGAAATTTTGTCCAAATGGAATAGGGATAAAAATCAGAAactctaaattaaaaaaaacctctacattatgtataaataaaaatggtatATATAACAGTTGGATTTGGTATTGTCAACATCAAAGTATTGGAAATATTACAGTACCACGGATGTATCCAAGTAAGTTAAAAGTCCAaactttcttttataaatagtttaacttctatATCTTGAATTTACAGGTTGGATCCCAGCCCCATCAATTCTAAGATATGTTTTACTGAAATGAAGTGGTTGGTTATTTACCTTGGGCATGCTGTCAAACAGGACTTTGGGTTTGGATTCTGCCAAGCAGTTTGTTGGTCTGTCCCAGCGAGCTCCATCCACAAACAGTCCAAATACATACACACCTACAGAGAATACCAACAAATTACTGAATTAgtaaattttaattaagagtagtcatattttagcatcttTCATGCTATTTCTtgtcttttgtttaaaatatactcTTTTGCTGGAATAATATATGGTTAAACAAATAACAGAAAAGAAGCTATGCTGCAAATGTACTTATAACCTGTTAAAGAGAATGGCTGCAATACTAGTAACTCATGGTCATTTACAGTATAGCTTTACCAATAACTTACGATCGTAAAAAATACAATAGATCTTGAATAGACCTTAATAAACGTGGAATTTTCTATAAAGATCAAATAGACCTTAACAAATGTAGAATGTTCTATAGAGATCAAATTGAACTTAACAAATGAGGAATTTTCTATATAGATCAAATGAAGCAGAACTGGAAGGATGCAACACAAAAACAATGCCAAAAAAACACTCACCATCTTCAGGAGGGGTATCTTTGTCGGCATCATCCAGAATCTCGTAATCAAAACCCAGCAAGTCAATAGGGATGGTGTACTTCCTGGCAAAGTTCTGCTGAGCACCAGTCAAGAAAGCCTGGGTGAAGTAGAAGCCAGAGATCCAGAACTGAGGGGGTGCCCCATCGTCGTACCAGTCCTGGAGGAATTTGAGGCGAGCGATGAAGTCGTTCACGTAGCTTCCAAGGGGCTTCAGGGATGGGTAGGACCGCTTCATCCACATGCCTGGGATCTTGCCCTTTAGAATACTGAGGACAACTTCTTCCAAGTCAGCGGACATGACCACTAAACCCTGAACATTAAGGAAGAAGAAGTTTAGAAACTAGCTGTCACATTTATGGtacaaactacatgtagttacaaaatatagaatttcTGGGAGTAAACGCTAGTTGGCttaatatactttttaaatgaagaatatgAATCAATATATAAGGCAATAGTTTACACCCCATCTTCTTGCTAATGGCAAATTCTTTTTTGAGAATAAAAATCTGAAACCATATGAAAGGTAATGGCACTTGTTAAATCAgtctaacttttaaaaaagaaatgacaaAGTGTCATGTCTAAACTTGCAGATATTTCCTCAGATTAGATAGATGCACCATAAAACACACCTTGATGGCCTTTCTGATGTTCTGCAGACTAGATCGGACGATGCTGAGCAGACGATTAAATCGGACCATTTCCTGCACCAGCACAGTGTTCATGCTCTGTTTGTAGGAGGTCGGGTACTTCCTGAGAGCGGCATCAGTGTCAAAGTTCGGTGGAATCTTAGACAGAATGTCCTGCGCTACGTCATCCACAACTTCATCCGTGGATTTTCCACCTCCAGACGAAGCTTTAGCCTACATAAACAATCaataacattattatttatatgaatAGGTATATAGGATTAATAaggtatataaaattaataaaaacttatttcaaaaaattttcattataaaaataatttattaaagcaTAATACTCAATGTcaacatatcattttttaaatgttatgaaaatCGATTTTCTGACTTTAACAATTATCAGTGTATATATGATTAAACTGACATTTATTTAgacataaatcaaaaatatacataaatataataataaattatattaatgaACACGTACAAATGAATAAACATTGACAATAACATAAgttggtgtaaaaaaaaatttctaatatACTCGAGATCATTTAAAGAGTTCAAATCTAATTTGCagcgtaattttttttctcgacaAGGAACATTGTGCTTGTGATCATTCTCTATATGAAAATTGAATGTGATCTATAAATTGTGtaaaattaattgaatattGCAGCTATAACTATATTATTTTGCTATTGCCATTTTCTGTACAATTATATATAAGCAGAAGTGATCTATCTCCCACTTTATATCTCTCCAAAAAAGGTGTTGCCTTTTCCCAAtcatgcaaatacatgtacctctatGAACAACTTTTCATGCAGGACATATAATTTCCATAATATTTTCTGTATAGAATCATTCCTAAagttacatttacataaaagtGATAATTTTAGCACATTGCTTGTTTTTTAACTTTCTCTTAAGCTAGTGTGAATTTTAAACCAACCAAATGATATCGGCAAAACTGCAAATCCAAACAAcacaattaaattattaatttgaacaactagaataaataaaatctacccccccccccctcaaacaACAAAGAAACTAAATGTTTCTTAcaaattaacccccccccccccccccaaaatctCCTTCAGTAATAAATCAAAGCTAAACACAACTTGTAAAAAAACTAAGGATTTATCCTTTTCTTCCCCGTATTTCCCTAGCCCCtatgaaaacttttttatttttacttctttttaCATTCCCTTGTGCTGAAAGCTGAGATAGTAAAACTAATATGATGTATGACTACATATCTATAGGCCATGCATGTTcaactttaaagaaaaataatctcCCTTTCATCCCTCTCTAATAGACAtctatgaaaatcaaaataatgcagACGAAAACACGAatgacacacaaa from Crassostrea angulata isolate pt1a10 chromosome 7, ASM2561291v2, whole genome shotgun sequence includes:
- the LOC128156196 gene encoding uncharacterized protein LOC128156196 — protein: MSNCFIKCCRTVQHVPVRIICLMIYILHTSCVDYYLVEHKDISWLGFLVADVIIFILFIASSVVSYRHLVNPKNDFTSGKGVSWFGIGSWFLYSAIVATKSGIIFNDFADDLDENDFFGPNTLKTSLALAGVVYLLHLSSLHDAKPGSERRAYIEELTGTVIFDIMDCVDSMEPMFIKEDRDAFPPGLVEAIVAIACLNFVIPTIPLLTLVHTKFGHAKLPRRLVMLHKILLAYIINLPLLIMRMILWHGVNHGVSIFSLKNVIVISMISYDFYEHHEANVETSKVGNKENKEEPEDGELKGDTYNMENRFNYD